CAACAAGAGGTGCATTAATTGCCTTCCCAATTTTTCTCATTTCATTTAATGATCTTGGTGCTTCAATAAACACAGCATCAGCTCCTGTTTTTTTATTTTGTAGTCCTCGCTCAATTGCTGCATCCAATCCCTCTGTTGCTCTTGCATCTGTTCTGGCAACAATGAAAAAGTCTTTACTTTCTCTAGCATCAATTGCAGCACCCAATTTTTCTGTGTATTCCTCTTGTGCTACTACTTCTTTTCCTTGCATATGTCCGCATCTCTTAGGCCATCTTTGATCTTCTAGAAACATTCCTGATGCTCCTGCAGTCTCTAATTCTTTTACTAGCTTCCAAACACTTAGTGCATTTCCATAACCTGTATCTGAATCAACAATTACCGGAACTGAAACTGCTCTGCAAATTCTTCTTGCGTTATCCACTGTTTCAGCTGCACCAATAAATCCATAATCTGGCATTCCAAATAGAGTTGCAGATGTACCATAACCTGTTTGGAACATAGCATCAAATCCAACCTTCTCTGCAATCTTTGCACCAATTGCATCATAAACTCCTGGAATAACAATGGGTTTATTCGATTTTAACATATTACGTAAATTTTTCATGAATCTATTCATTTTCTGAATTATTTATGATTTTAAAAGTAATGTCACTTTGAAATATCAACATCTCTGGTTTCTGGATTAATTTTTGCACCAATTAAAATAATTACTGAACCAATTATTACATTAATTCCAAGTAAAACTGGAATTAATTCTGCACCTTTTGATATCATTGTTACTACAATTAATGGCGCCCAAGATCCAAAAATTAGTCCTCCGTTATAGATAAAACCACTTGCGCTGTTTCTAACTTCTGTTGGAAATCTCTCAGACAAAAATGCCGGAATTGGACCAAATCCTGTAGTTGCAACAGCAATCAAAACCACAGTATATGCAATTCTTTCAAATGTTGATTCAGCATAATACAATCCATAAAATGTTGGAATTGCCAATGCAATTGCGGCCATGGCAAAATACCCAATTGCTTTTCTCCTGCCGATTCTTTGGCTAAGATAACCTGTAAAAATTTGACCAAACAATGATGTAGTTGTTCCAACAATCATTAACAACGATACTTCAGTTTTTTCAATTTCTACATAATTTTGAAGAAATGTTGGGTAAAACCCAATTGATGTATAATATGCATACATGAGTCCTGTCATTAAAATCAAGGAAAAGATGAATCGCTTTCTTCCGTCTTTACTAGAAAGTAATTTCTTTAGAGGTGATCTTTCTGTTTTCTTCTGTTTTTGTTTTGCAAGCCATACTTGTGATTCATTCATTCTAAATCGAACAAATAATGCAACAAGTCCAGGAATGATTCCTGTAAAGAACATTATTCTCCATCCAATTTCAACAAATTGCTCTTCTGGAAATAATGAAACTGCTCCAAAAAATACTACTGATGCAATTACAAAACCAAAATTAAAACCACTTTGTAAAAATCCAGAAAGAATTCCCCTCTTTTCTTTTGGTACTGTTTCCATTGTAATGACTGCACCACTTCCCCATTCTCCTCCCGCAAAAAATCCCTGTGTTAATCGTAATCCAATTAGTAAAATTGGTGCCATAAATCCAATCATTTGCCAAGTTGGTAGTAATCCTGTTGCAAATGTGGCACCAGAAAATCCCATGATTGTAATGATCATTGCTTTTTTCCTTCCATGTTTATCTCCAAAGTTTCCAAAAAAAGCTCCTCCAAATGGTCTCATGATTAGTGTAATGATATATGCTGCAAATGTTGCTAAAAGAGAAAATGTTGGATCTTCAGCAGGAAAAAATAATATGCTAATTAATGGAATTACAAGTAACATCAAAACTAAATCATAACCATCAAGTGACCATCCTAACCATGAACCAAAAATTATAGACTTTTGTTCTCTAGTAAGTGATGTCATATGTTTTCTAAAAAGTAGATTAATTTTTACTTTTCAAAATCATCATTCAATTTTAATCTCTTTTCCTTTCTTCTTTGAACTTTTTTCATTCATTTTCTTTAGTTCATCTTGAAGGAATTTTCTATACTTTTGAGTTTCATCATCTGTCATATTTGCTAAATTGGAACTAAGAATAGATCCCATTGTGGAGATCTTCTCTAACAAATCTAAGGCAACAAATCTTCCTACATTCCCTAATCTGAAAAGAACCTCTAACTGTTTTTTTACAATGTCGTTGATCTTATCTACATCTTCAGCAGTGTCTATTCCTTTTTTTGTCAGTTTGTATCTGCCGTCTTTTGTTTCTTCAATCAGTCCTTCATCTAGTAATCTACCAAGTAGAGGATAGACTAATCCTGGAGATGGTTTCCAAATCCCATTACTTTGTTCTACTGCATAATCTATGATCTCCTTACCAGTACGCTCTTTCTTTTTCAATAGTTCTAAAATGAAATATCTGGAAAATCCTCTTGGGATTGAACTTCCTACTCTTTGAAACCATTCAGAAATCATCACTAGTGATATCACTAGTGATATATTTTAATTTTTTGTGTTGTGCCTGACAATTACTACATATTTAACCCAGATCAAGAAAGTCTGTCTAAAAATGGTTGATTCCTTAGAATTTGATTTGATTATTTGTGGTTCTGGCCTTGCAGGATTGAGAGCTGCCATATCTGCGGCCAAAAAGGGACCTCATCTCAAAATTGGCGTTGTTTCAAAAGTGCAAGTAATGCGTTCTCATTCTGTCTCTGCAGAAGGAGGAACCGCAGCAGTTCTTTTTGAGGATGAAGGCGATACTATTGAATCACATGTTTATGATACTGTTAAAGGAAGTGATTTTCTTGCAGATCAAGATGTTGCTGAAAGACTTTGTGTTGAAATGCCACAGCAAGTTCATCAATTAGATCATTGGGGAATGCCCTGGTCTAGAAGACCCGATGGAAGAATTGATCAACGAAACTTTGGTGGCTATAGTTTTCCCAGAGCAACGTATGCATCTGATAAAGTTGGTTTCTTTGAAATGCAAACTTTGTATGATACATGTCAAAAATTTGAAAATATTGAGTATCTCAATGAATGGTTTGTAACATCAATTATACACGATGGAAAAAAATTCATGGGAGTTACTGCAATTGAATTATCTTCAGGAACATTTTACACAATTAAAGGAAAAGCCCTCATCATTGCAACTGGTGGAGCTGGGCGATTGTATAGTTTCTCAACTTATGCCCTTTCTTCAACTCCTGATGGTTTGGATATGGGATTGCGTGCTGGTATGGCACTCAAAGATATGGAATTTGTACAATTTCATCCAACAGGAATTATGCCGTCTGGAATTTTGATTACAGAAGGTGCAAGGGGAGAAGGTGGTTATCTTTTAAACAACAAAGGCGAACGATTTATGAAAATTTACGCTGCCGGTAAAATGGAATTGGCACCTCGTGATATTGTATCAAGATCAATTATGACAGAAATTCAAGAAGGACGTGGATT
This genomic window from Nitrosopumilus ureiphilus contains:
- a CDS encoding isocitrate lyase/PEP mutase family protein, whose protein sequence is MLKSNKPIVIPGVYDAIGAKIAEKVGFDAMFQTGYGTSATLFGMPDYGFIGAAETVDNARRICRAVSVPVIVDSDTGYGNALSVWKLVKELETAGASGMFLEDQRWPKRCGHMQGKEVVAQEEYTEKLGAAIDARESKDFFIVARTDARATEGLDAAIERGLQNKKTGADAVFIEAPRSLNEMRKIGKAINAPLVANMIEGGATPLSSAQALNKMGFKIILYPLSVLFANTFATMNILQELKKTGTTAKFKQKVVNFDQFNDLVELPKFRKMEKKYGFSKIE
- a CDS encoding MFS transporter, encoding MTSLTREQKSIIFGSWLGWSLDGYDLVLMLLVIPLISILFFPAEDPTFSLLATFAAYIITLIMRPFGGAFFGNFGDKHGRKKAMIITIMGFSGATFATGLLPTWQMIGFMAPILLIGLRLTQGFFAGGEWGSGAVITMETVPKEKRGILSGFLQSGFNFGFVIASVVFFGAVSLFPEEQFVEIGWRIMFFTGIIPGLVALFVRFRMNESQVWLAKQKQKKTERSPLKKLLSSKDGRKRFIFSLILMTGLMYAYYTSIGFYPTFLQNYVEIEKTEVSLLMIVGTTTSLFGQIFTGYLSQRIGRRKAIGYFAMAAIALAIPTFYGLYYAESTFERIAYTVVLIAVATTGFGPIPAFLSERFPTEVRNSASGFIYNGGLIFGSWAPLIVVTMISKGAELIPVLLGINVIIGSVIILIGAKINPETRDVDISK
- a CDS encoding PadR family transcriptional regulator, with translation MISEWFQRVGSSIPRGFSRYFILELLKKKERTGKEIIDYAVEQSNGIWKPSPGLVYPLLGRLLDEGLIEETKDGRYKLTKKGIDTAEDVDKINDIVKKQLEVLFRLGNVGRFVALDLLEKISTMGSILSSNLANMTDDETQKYRKFLQDELKKMNEKSSKKKGKEIKIE
- a CDS encoding succinate dehydrogenase/fumarate reductase flavoprotein subunit, producing the protein MVDSLEFDLIICGSGLAGLRAAISAAKKGPHLKIGVVSKVQVMRSHSVSAEGGTAAVLFEDEGDTIESHVYDTVKGSDFLADQDVAERLCVEMPQQVHQLDHWGMPWSRRPDGRIDQRNFGGYSFPRATYASDKVGFFEMQTLYDTCQKFENIEYLNEWFVTSIIHDGKKFMGVTAIELSSGTFYTIKGKALIIATGGAGRLYSFSTYALSSTPDGLDMGLRAGMALKDMEFVQFHPTGIMPSGILITEGARGEGGYLLNNKGERFMKIYAAGKMELAPRDIVSRSIMTEIQEGRGFKHETGVDCMKLDLRHIGDEKIKEKLGGIREISIKFSGVDPAKDLLDIRPVCHYMMGGIHTDIDGATEIQGVWAAGEAACNSVHGSNRLGANSTSECIVWGKITGELAAEYAMNNTGSNPWPHHLVAAEEKRIYDGIFRGNGDVNPYEIRQELTDTMNEKAYVYRNETDLVAGLKKIRELKTQTWKHVDDKAKEYNTNFSNVMELDSMFRVAEIVLLGAINRKESRGAHARTDYTKRDDANFLHHTLAYYDPNEPIMKTHPVTITKYQPVERKY